The proteins below come from a single Pandoraea apista genomic window:
- the fliS gene encoding flagellar export chaperone FliS: MYGQNAANAYRKVGLETGVIAASPHQLITMLFDGAKAALTKARIHFEDGRIAERGLALSKAIGIIGGLRDGLNMEVGGELSRNLRDLYDYMGRRLLEANLENDVAKVREVDTLLDTIASAWREIAPAAGTGAPAVQAGTGARYE; encoded by the coding sequence ATGTACGGTCAAAACGCCGCCAACGCCTATCGCAAGGTCGGACTCGAAACGGGTGTCATCGCCGCGAGTCCGCATCAACTCATTACGATGCTGTTCGACGGCGCCAAGGCGGCCCTCACGAAGGCCCGTATCCATTTTGAAGATGGCCGCATCGCGGAGCGCGGACTGGCGCTCTCGAAAGCCATCGGCATCATCGGCGGCCTGCGCGACGGATTGAATATGGAGGTGGGGGGGGAACTGTCCCGCAACCTTCGCGATCTGTACGACTACATGGGGCGCCGTCTGCTCGAAGCCAATCTCGAGAACGACGTCGCCAAAGTCAGAGAAGTCGACACCCTGCTCGACACGATTGCATCTGCCTGGCGAGAGATCGCTCCGGCTGCCGGCACGGGTGCCCCCGCCGTACAGGCGGGCACCGGAGCGCGTTATGAGTGA
- a CDS encoding EscU/YscU/HrcU family type III secretion system export apparatus switch protein, producing the protein MTLPPERRAAVALAYGAKDTAPRVVAKGYGLLAETIVRTAREHGLYVHESPELVSLLTQVDLDQRIPAQLYQAVAELLAWLYKLEAGRGGKPPPLPPGVVPPEGEAHASAAAPPPSSTPST; encoded by the coding sequence ATGACCTTGCCACCGGAACGCCGGGCAGCAGTCGCGCTGGCCTACGGCGCGAAAGATACGGCACCGCGCGTAGTGGCGAAGGGCTACGGCCTGCTCGCCGAGACCATCGTGCGCACCGCGCGCGAACATGGGCTCTATGTCCACGAATCGCCGGAACTGGTGAGCCTGCTCACACAGGTCGACCTCGATCAGCGAATTCCCGCACAGCTTTATCAGGCGGTGGCGGAATTGCTGGCGTGGCTCTACAAACTCGAAGCGGGCCGCGGCGGCAAGCCACCGCCACTCCCCCCGGGCGTCGTCCCTCCCGAGGGTGAGGCGCACGCTTCGGCTGCCGCCCCCCCGCCCTCATCCACACCGTCCACCTGA
- the fliI gene encoding flagellar protein export ATPase FliI, with protein MPSVRLWDEIDTTQHAVQAGALQPDDHEDAPSASVADDSLASTAAKSEATGTSEVNEANEGNGANDPATAAESAAPKTTAHVALGAREIARDAHLRRWQNTLRERIAHVHAVEPTRRCGRLTRAAGLVLEAVGLRLPVGAGCLIELPVHDPSREPATAEAEVVGFGGDRLFLMPQTEVAGLLPGARVFPMEPAADGPLPSQRHNGKRLPVGEALLGRVVDAAGRPLDDFGPLGLTESASLASVPINPLGRAPIESVLDVGVRAINSLLTVGRGQRMGLFAGSGVGKSVLLGMMARFTQAEVIVVGLIGERGREVKDFIENILGPDGLARSVVVAAPADVSPLLRLQGAAYATTLAEYFRDQGKDVLLIMDSLTRYAMAQREIALAIGEPPATKGYPPSVFAKLPALVERAGNGPDGGGSITAFYTVLTEGDDQQDPIADSARAILDGHIVLSRQLAESGHYPAIDIEQSISRAMAALIDDGQFDKVRRFKQMLSRYQRNRDLINVGAYAPGSDPMLDQAIELYPRLERFLQQGMRERASYPDAVHQLHGLFH; from the coding sequence ATGCCTTCGGTGCGCCTGTGGGACGAGATCGACACGACCCAACACGCCGTGCAGGCCGGCGCCCTGCAACCCGACGATCATGAAGACGCCCCTTCGGCGTCTGTAGCGGACGACTCGCTCGCGAGTACGGCGGCCAAGTCCGAAGCGACCGGCACCTCCGAGGTCAACGAAGCCAACGAAGGCAACGGGGCCAACGATCCGGCAACCGCAGCCGAGTCCGCAGCACCGAAAACTACCGCGCATGTCGCCCTGGGCGCTCGCGAAATCGCACGCGACGCACATCTTCGCCGCTGGCAAAACACGCTGCGCGAGCGCATCGCCCACGTGCACGCCGTCGAACCCACCCGGCGTTGCGGCCGCCTCACGCGCGCCGCCGGTCTCGTGCTCGAAGCCGTGGGCCTGCGTCTGCCGGTCGGTGCCGGCTGCCTGATCGAGCTGCCGGTACACGACCCTTCGCGGGAACCGGCCACGGCCGAAGCCGAAGTCGTCGGCTTTGGCGGCGATCGGCTGTTTCTCATGCCGCAGACGGAAGTCGCCGGCCTGTTGCCGGGCGCCCGTGTGTTCCCGATGGAACCCGCCGCCGACGGCCCCCTGCCCAGTCAACGCCATAACGGCAAACGGCTGCCGGTCGGCGAAGCGCTGCTTGGCCGTGTGGTCGACGCCGCCGGCCGGCCGCTCGACGACTTCGGCCCGCTCGGCCTGACCGAGAGTGCCTCGCTTGCGTCGGTGCCGATCAACCCGCTGGGTCGTGCGCCCATCGAGTCGGTACTCGACGTTGGCGTGCGCGCCATCAACTCGCTGCTCACCGTCGGACGCGGCCAGCGCATGGGCCTCTTCGCAGGCTCCGGCGTAGGCAAGAGCGTGCTGCTCGGCATGATGGCCCGCTTCACGCAGGCCGAGGTCATCGTCGTCGGTCTGATCGGCGAGCGCGGCCGCGAAGTGAAAGACTTCATCGAGAACATTCTCGGACCTGACGGTCTGGCGCGCTCGGTCGTCGTGGCTGCGCCGGCCGATGTCTCGCCGCTGCTGCGCCTGCAAGGCGCCGCCTACGCCACGACATTGGCCGAGTATTTCCGCGATCAGGGCAAAGACGTGCTGCTGATCATGGATTCGCTGACCCGTTACGCCATGGCGCAACGCGAAATTGCGCTGGCCATCGGTGAACCGCCCGCCACGAAGGGCTATCCGCCATCTGTGTTCGCGAAGTTGCCGGCCCTGGTCGAGCGCGCCGGCAACGGGCCCGATGGTGGCGGCTCGATCACGGCGTTCTACACCGTGCTCACCGAAGGCGACGACCAGCAGGACCCGATTGCCGACTCGGCCCGCGCCATTCTCGACGGCCACATCGTGCTATCGCGTCAGTTGGCGGAGTCGGGGCACTACCCGGCCATCGACATCGAGCAATCGATCAGCCGCGCGATGGCAGCGCTCATCGACGACGGCCAGTTCGACAAGGTTCGACGCTTCAAGCAGATGCTCTCCCGCTACCAGCGCAATCGCGACCTCATCAACGTGGGTGCCTACGCGCCGGGCAGCGACCCGATGCTCGATCAGGCGATCGAGCTGTATCCCCGCCTTGAGCGCTTCCTGCAACAGGGAATGCGCGAGCGGGCCAGTTATCCGGACGCCGTGCACCAGTTGCACGGGCTGTTCCACTAA
- a CDS encoding flagellar protein FliT — MSEATTLLNCYESIAGLTERMLGVARDGDWDALIDLEAQYRAQVDSIKQLDAAQPLTEDERARKHEIIRRILADDAAIRDLAVPHLAHLDAMINSTRRQRALHEVYGLNLGT; from the coding sequence ATGAGTGAAGCGACGACCTTGCTGAACTGCTACGAAAGTATTGCCGGTCTCACGGAGCGTATGCTTGGTGTCGCGCGCGACGGCGACTGGGACGCTCTCATCGACCTTGAGGCGCAGTATCGTGCGCAAGTCGATTCGATCAAGCAACTCGACGCCGCCCAGCCGCTCACCGAAGACGAACGCGCACGCAAGCACGAGATCATCCGCCGCATTCTGGCCGACGACGCCGCGATTCGCGACCTCGCGGTGCCGCATCTGGCGCACCTCGACGCCATGATCAACAGCACGCGCCGTCAACGTGCCCTGCACGAAGTCTACGGCCTGAACCTGGGCACCTGA
- the fliJ gene encoding flagellar export protein FliJ — MNSHLPLKLLIELAQKDVDEAARLLGERQKQRAEVERQLESLREYRHEYRTRMQTATIQGMAGCDWRNFQQFIDTLDTAIGQQSMLLEQAEERLAAARREWQAQQRRLNSFGTLASREEARTAVRVARREQKENDEYAARSLRRRAESPI; from the coding sequence ATGAACTCCCACCTGCCCCTCAAGTTGCTCATCGAACTCGCCCAGAAAGACGTGGACGAAGCCGCACGGCTGCTCGGCGAACGCCAGAAGCAGCGTGCCGAAGTCGAGCGTCAGCTCGAATCGCTGCGCGAGTACCGTCACGAGTACCGCACGCGCATGCAGACGGCCACGATTCAGGGCATGGCCGGCTGCGACTGGCGCAACTTCCAGCAATTCATCGATACGCTCGACACGGCCATCGGGCAGCAATCCATGCTGCTCGAACAGGCCGAAGAGCGTCTCGCGGCCGCGCGCCGCGAATGGCAGGCGCAGCAGCGCCGCCTGAACTCCTTCGGCACGCTCGCCTCGCGCGAAGAAGCCCGTACTGCGGTGCGGGTCGCGCGTCGCGAGCAGAAGGAAAACGACGAGTACGCCGCGCGCAGTCTGCGCCGCCGTGCCGAATCCCCGATTTGA
- the fliF gene encoding flagellar basal-body MS-ring/collar protein FliF: MNAATQTADVAAKPPLLTQLRSRERLPLLVGGAALVALLIAVFLWSRAPDYKVLYSNLSDRDGGAIITSLQQMNVPYKFAEGGGAILVPSEQVHDVRLRLASQGLPKGGLVGFELMDNQKFGISQFAEQVNYQRALEGELARSVESLSAVQAARVHLAIPKPSVFVREQQKPSASVLVTLYPGRVLDDAQVSAIVHMVASSVPELPVKNVTVLDQNGNLLSAQSGNALGLDASQLKYVRELEQSYARRIEAILNPIVGPGNVHAQVTADVDFNQVEQTSENYKPNSGEQAVRSQQNSEATQIGITPPGGVPGALSNQPPGQATAPITQQQQQFAQQNGANPASAASAPQGPRSDRKDATVNYEVDRTIRHVQQATGGLKRLSAAIVVNYRPGTDAKGKAAMVALTQAQLDQIQNLAKEAIGFSGQRGDTLNIVNSPFTVEEDPEANLPWWRQRQNIELAKQVGKWALIGLIGIYLWFGVIRPAIRKHLSPPPPAEPTLAGAAVGAEGAEGAEGTGAAGEPGKSNELSAYERNLQYARQVARQDPKIVATVVKSWVGGGDERG, from the coding sequence ATGAACGCCGCCACCCAGACGGCGGACGTTGCCGCCAAGCCGCCCTTGCTGACGCAGTTGCGCTCGCGCGAGCGCCTGCCGTTGCTCGTCGGCGGCGCGGCCCTTGTCGCGTTGCTGATTGCGGTTTTCCTGTGGAGCCGTGCCCCCGACTATAAGGTGCTGTACAGCAACCTGAGCGATCGCGACGGCGGCGCCATCATCACGTCGCTGCAACAGATGAACGTGCCGTACAAGTTCGCCGAGGGCGGCGGTGCCATTCTGGTGCCGTCCGAGCAGGTGCACGATGTGCGGTTGCGCCTCGCCTCGCAAGGTCTGCCCAAGGGCGGTCTGGTCGGCTTCGAACTGATGGATAACCAGAAGTTCGGTATCAGCCAGTTCGCCGAACAGGTCAATTACCAGCGTGCGCTCGAAGGTGAACTCGCCCGCTCGGTCGAATCGCTCTCGGCGGTGCAGGCCGCCCGCGTGCATCTGGCCATTCCCAAGCCGTCGGTGTTCGTGCGCGAGCAGCAAAAGCCGAGCGCTTCGGTACTCGTCACGCTGTATCCGGGCCGTGTGCTGGACGACGCACAAGTGAGCGCCATCGTTCATATGGTGGCCTCCAGCGTGCCGGAACTGCCGGTCAAGAACGTCACGGTGCTCGACCAGAACGGCAACCTGCTCTCCGCGCAAAGCGGCAACGCACTGGGTCTGGACGCCAGCCAGCTCAAGTACGTACGCGAACTCGAACAATCGTATGCGCGCCGCATCGAGGCGATCCTGAACCCGATCGTCGGGCCGGGCAACGTGCACGCGCAGGTCACGGCGGATGTCGACTTCAATCAGGTCGAGCAAACCTCGGAGAACTACAAGCCGAACTCGGGCGAGCAGGCCGTGCGCAGTCAGCAAAACAGCGAAGCCACACAGATCGGCATTACGCCGCCGGGCGGCGTGCCGGGCGCACTGTCGAACCAGCCGCCGGGTCAGGCCACCGCGCCGATCACTCAGCAGCAACAGCAGTTCGCTCAGCAGAACGGTGCCAATCCGGCGAGCGCCGCCAGTGCCCCGCAAGGCCCGCGCAGCGATCGCAAGGATGCCACGGTCAACTACGAGGTCGACCGCACGATTCGTCACGTCCAGCAGGCCACGGGCGGGCTGAAGCGCCTGTCGGCGGCCATCGTCGTGAATTATCGTCCGGGCACCGACGCGAAGGGCAAGGCTGCGATGGTGGCGCTCACGCAAGCACAGCTCGACCAGATTCAGAATCTGGCGAAGGAAGCCATCGGCTTCTCGGGCCAGCGCGGCGACACGCTCAATATCGTCAACAGCCCGTTCACCGTAGAAGAAGATCCGGAAGCTAACCTGCCGTGGTGGCGTCAGCGTCAGAACATCGAACTGGCCAAGCAGGTCGGCAAATGGGCGCTGATCGGGCTGATCGGCATTTATCTCTGGTTCGGCGTGATTCGTCCGGCCATCCGCAAGCATCTGAGCCCGCCGCCGCCGGCCGAGCCGACGCTCGCCGGTGCGGCAGTCGGCGCCGAGGGTGCCGAAGGGGCCGAGGGTACGGGTGCCGCCGGCGAGCCCGGCAAGAGCAATGAACTCAGCGCTTACGAGCGCAACTTGCAGTACGCGCGTCAAGTCGCGCGACAGGATCCGAAGATCGTGGCAACGGTAGTCAAATCATGGGTGGGTGGTGGCGATGAGCGCGGCTGA
- the fliE gene encoding flagellar hook-basal body complex protein FliE — protein sequence MAIPGIESVLQKLGGVASQAAGSIMGTSSAGAGAASATGGFAAELEASLKRVSSAQSGAEAQARAFEMGEPGVALNDVMVDLQKANIGFQMSLQVRNKLVSAYTTVMNMQV from the coding sequence ATGGCCATTCCGGGGATCGAATCGGTATTGCAGAAGCTGGGCGGCGTCGCGTCGCAGGCGGCGGGCTCGATCATGGGCACGTCCAGCGCGGGTGCGGGCGCCGCGTCCGCCACGGGCGGGTTCGCGGCTGAACTGGAGGCGTCGCTCAAGCGCGTGTCGTCGGCACAGAGCGGTGCCGAAGCGCAGGCGCGTGCATTTGAAATGGGGGAGCCGGGCGTAGCGCTTAACGACGTCATGGTCGACCTGCAAAAAGCCAACATCGGCTTCCAGATGAGCCTGCAAGTGCGCAACAAGCTTGTTTCGGCCTACACAACTGTGATGAATATGCAGGTGTGA
- a CDS encoding flagellar hook-length control protein FliK, whose product MSILSFLTDSAAAAQQAMKANRAGSSNTDDSGVLPFSTVLSQQTRQTVQPASSVNNTPPQASQTSTNTSNTSGNSSTRSTDNGANGSASAGQSAQAGQTGQTNASKNPSKTTSANSDKDDTDDNADDAAQTVASPGDPAAALAVALAAMNNAPLPPQAPVPPTAADASATDGKPGTGAAIAAAVSGALQASGAAQLAGQPPAGAAADAKTAPSNASAAANGTVTAAATTASNTGGVSLDTLAKNATTTSATSAAQPAATDAKAATPPTGADAQAAQRMADAMAQAQGNRDAAAQATTAATQAAAQAAQAATPAVDAQPQLQAQANLPAALALNARVGTQDWNNQLSQQVVWLSSAHAQTAQLSLNPPDLGPLHVVLNVTNDSAQAMFVSQHAAVRDAVQAALPQLRESLANNGIALGNTTVSSDNAQQQAFAQQGANGNGGAGGNGQGNGRGTPGFGQADDAALATTVSVPVRVSNGLVDTFA is encoded by the coding sequence ATGTCGATTCTGAGCTTCCTCACCGATTCCGCCGCTGCCGCGCAGCAAGCCATGAAAGCCAACCGCGCCGGCTCGTCGAATACCGACGACAGCGGCGTGTTGCCCTTCTCCACTGTGCTTTCGCAACAGACGCGCCAGACCGTGCAGCCCGCCAGCAGCGTGAACAACACCCCGCCGCAAGCGAGCCAGACCAGTACCAATACGTCAAATACGTCCGGCAATAGCAGCACCCGGTCGACCGACAACGGCGCGAACGGCAGCGCATCGGCCGGTCAGTCCGCACAGGCGGGACAGACTGGGCAAACGAACGCTTCGAAGAATCCGTCGAAAACGACGTCCGCCAATAGCGACAAGGACGACACGGACGATAACGCCGACGACGCGGCACAGACCGTTGCTTCGCCCGGCGATCCCGCCGCCGCCCTTGCCGTGGCGCTCGCCGCCATGAACAATGCACCGCTGCCCCCGCAAGCGCCGGTACCGCCGACCGCCGCCGACGCTAGCGCAACGGACGGCAAGCCCGGCACTGGCGCGGCCATTGCTGCGGCGGTGAGCGGCGCGTTGCAAGCGAGCGGCGCCGCACAATTGGCCGGCCAGCCGCCGGCGGGGGCTGCGGCCGATGCCAAGACCGCTCCCTCGAACGCCAGCGCAGCGGCCAATGGCACGGTCACCGCCGCCGCCACGACCGCCAGCAATACCGGCGGCGTCTCGCTCGACACGCTGGCCAAGAACGCCACGACAACGTCGGCAACGTCCGCTGCACAGCCTGCCGCTACCGATGCCAAGGCCGCCACGCCGCCGACGGGCGCCGATGCACAGGCCGCGCAACGCATGGCCGACGCCATGGCGCAGGCACAGGGCAATCGCGACGCCGCTGCTCAAGCCACCACCGCCGCCACACAGGCGGCCGCTCAGGCGGCACAAGCCGCTACGCCTGCGGTCGACGCCCAGCCGCAATTGCAGGCACAGGCCAATCTGCCGGCCGCCCTTGCCCTGAATGCCCGTGTCGGCACGCAAGACTGGAACAACCAGCTCTCGCAGCAAGTGGTGTGGCTCTCGTCCGCCCACGCACAGACCGCGCAGTTGAGCCTGAATCCACCCGATCTCGGCCCGCTGCATGTGGTGCTGAACGTGACGAACGACTCGGCGCAAGCGATGTTCGTCTCGCAGCACGCGGCGGTGCGCGACGCCGTACAGGCCGCACTGCCGCAACTGCGCGAAAGCCTTGCCAACAATGGCATTGCGCTGGGCAACACGACCGTGAGCAGCGACAACGCACAGCAGCAGGCGTTTGCGCAGCAAGGCGCGAACGGGAACGGCGGCGCAGGCGGGAACGGTCAGGGCAACGGACGCGGCACGCCGGGCTTCGGTCAGGCCGACGACGCAGCGCTTGCCACAACCGTGAGCGTTCCGGTGCGCGTGAGCAACGGTCTCGTCGATACGTTTGCCTGA
- a CDS encoding flagellar hook-length control protein FliK: protein MAGLDSVLATTLARRLDSLLGLGQGVSSSTAPSAVAGTQPTGDATSALGDLATRTSPAAVSLGNTPTQTAARLPTPVQQATLSAAARTIDTILRLAPDSPGPVQASTPVWPAAPGNGAPALAPLLAAALKEALSTSGLFYESHLAQWASGSRSFEQLQAEPQLRWPASANLAAQLRAAGADATLPGPGPLTRLLGPAAAEASLAAAWPVPGPSVSTAVASSAQPGLPGQTAQPVAGDAADGGLHATANLPNTATALAHAASVAHTTSTVLPSGREGDALLSATGDGNAAAAAPHGPAGAIAAVANTPAESVTLVRQQLDMLVNPQFQWNGAAWPGAPMEWQVEERPGQPAPGEIAAASTWHTHLRLTLPSLGTVDVNLGLSGQQLQARLLTDSAASADLLSHEGEELRQRLAAVGLVASQLSFGALGDDGSAGSAGIDTATLGTDAAVSATAASAASDATARQPELSSGDGASPGGGA from the coding sequence ATGGCCGGTCTGGACTCGGTGCTGGCCACGACGCTTGCACGGCGACTCGATTCATTGCTCGGCCTCGGGCAGGGTGTGTCGTCCTCAACCGCCCCGAGCGCTGTTGCCGGCACACAACCCACGGGCGACGCCACGTCCGCCCTCGGCGATCTTGCCACCCGAACCTCACCCGCCGCCGTCAGTCTCGGCAACACGCCGACGCAAACCGCTGCGCGGCTGCCCACGCCCGTTCAGCAGGCCACGCTTTCCGCCGCGGCACGCACCATCGATACGATCCTGCGCCTCGCGCCCGATTCGCCCGGCCCCGTGCAGGCAAGCACGCCCGTCTGGCCCGCCGCCCCCGGGAACGGCGCGCCCGCGCTCGCACCGCTGCTGGCCGCCGCGCTAAAAGAAGCGCTGTCGACGAGCGGGCTGTTCTATGAATCGCATCTGGCGCAATGGGCGTCCGGGAGCCGGTCGTTCGAACAATTGCAGGCCGAGCCGCAGTTGCGCTGGCCAGCGTCTGCCAACCTTGCAGCGCAACTGCGCGCCGCAGGCGCCGACGCCACACTGCCCGGCCCCGGCCCGCTCACTCGCCTGTTGGGCCCTGCGGCGGCCGAGGCGTCGCTTGCCGCCGCCTGGCCGGTGCCGGGTCCTTCCGTGTCGACGGCGGTTGCATCGTCCGCACAACCGGGGCTGCCGGGACAGACGGCTCAGCCCGTCGCGGGCGATGCCGCCGATGGCGGTCTGCATGCCACCGCGAATTTACCCAACACGGCGACGGCGCTTGCCCACGCCGCCAGCGTGGCGCATACGACGAGCACTGTGTTACCGAGCGGCCGCGAAGGCGATGCGTTGCTCTCGGCAACGGGTGACGGAAATGCCGCCGCTGCCGCGCCGCACGGACCGGCCGGCGCCATCGCCGCCGTGGCGAATACGCCTGCGGAAAGCGTGACGTTGGTGCGTCAACAACTCGACATGCTGGTCAATCCGCAGTTTCAGTGGAATGGCGCGGCCTGGCCGGGGGCACCGATGGAGTGGCAAGTTGAGGAGCGCCCCGGGCAACCCGCGCCGGGCGAGATAGCCGCCGCGTCGACTTGGCACACCCATCTGCGCCTGACCCTGCCTTCGCTGGGCACGGTCGACGTCAATCTCGGCTTGTCGGGGCAACAATTGCAGGCGCGTTTGCTGACGGACTCCGCAGCGTCGGCCGATCTGCTCTCGCATGAAGGCGAGGAACTGCGTCAACGATTGGCTGCGGTCGGTCTTGTCGCGAGCCAGTTGTCGTTCGGGGCGTTGGGTGACGACGGCAGTGCCGGGTCGGCGGGTATCGATACCGCCACCTTGGGGACCGACGCGGCTGTGTCCGCCACGGCTGCCTCGGCCGCCTCGGATGCCACGGCCCGTCAGCCTGAGTTGTCTTCCGGGGACGGCGCTTCGCCGGGAGGTGGCGCATGA
- the fliH gene encoding flagellar assembly protein FliH gives MSTIIPKERLSAWQRWEMASFDPPPPPPPPQPKAPSPLDDPALVAQIAAWREEARAEGHAQGYAAGHAEGYAAGQAAGKQEVDARAAQLADIAHGFGTAVNAIDREVSEPLLGLALDIARQALRQTLTIHPETLLPIVRELLSNDPLTGSPRLLLNPEDVALVETHVGAELRTAGWTVRADPTIERGGCKAEAASGEVDATVATRWQRVMAALGKDLPW, from the coding sequence ATGTCGACCATCATTCCGAAAGAACGCCTCTCCGCCTGGCAACGCTGGGAGATGGCGTCGTTCGACCCGCCGCCGCCCCCGCCACCCCCGCAACCGAAGGCGCCCAGCCCACTCGACGATCCCGCGCTCGTGGCGCAGATCGCCGCCTGGCGTGAGGAAGCACGCGCCGAAGGCCATGCACAAGGCTACGCTGCCGGTCACGCCGAAGGCTATGCCGCCGGACAGGCCGCAGGCAAGCAAGAAGTCGACGCGCGCGCCGCACAACTCGCCGATATCGCGCATGGTTTCGGCACGGCGGTGAACGCCATCGACCGCGAAGTCTCCGAGCCCCTGCTCGGTCTCGCGCTCGACATCGCCCGTCAGGCCTTGCGCCAGACGCTCACCATTCATCCGGAAACGCTGCTGCCGATCGTGCGCGAGCTGCTTTCCAACGATCCGCTGACCGGTTCGCCGCGCCTGCTTCTCAATCCGGAAGACGTGGCGCTGGTCGAAACCCATGTGGGTGCGGAACTGCGCACCGCTGGCTGGACCGTGCGTGCCGACCCGACCATCGAGCGCGGCGGCTGCAAAGCCGAAGCGGCCAGCGGAGAAGTCGACGCCACCGTCGCCACTCGCTGGCAACGCGTGATGGCCGCGCTGGGCAAGGATCTGCCATGGTGA
- the fliL gene encoding flagellar basal body-associated protein FliL, producing MANPAPTQAAAPSGGSMRKWILLIVAVALMAAAGAATAVYLLTGRSEAAKAPPPPPPPVFVGMDPFTVNLSGEDGERYLHIGLSLKVADAETQARITQHMPEVRSRVLLLLSSKQPQDLATIDGKRRLASEIRTLVAQPFAPNMPQQAVGEVLFTAFVIQ from the coding sequence ATGGCAAATCCCGCACCGACGCAAGCCGCGGCCCCCTCCGGAGGGAGCATGCGCAAATGGATTCTGTTGATCGTTGCGGTTGCGCTCATGGCCGCCGCCGGTGCGGCAACGGCCGTGTATTTGCTGACGGGACGCAGCGAAGCGGCAAAAGCACCGCCGCCCCCGCCGCCGCCCGTTTTCGTCGGCATGGACCCGTTCACGGTGAACCTGTCGGGCGAAGACGGTGAGCGTTACCTGCATATCGGTCTCTCGCTCAAGGTGGCAGACGCCGAGACGCAAGCCCGCATCACGCAGCACATGCCCGAAGTGCGCAGCCGCGTGTTGCTGCTGCTGTCGTCAAAGCAGCCGCAGGATCTGGCCACGATCGACGGCAAGCGCCGTCTGGCGAGCGAAATCCGCACTCTGGTCGCGCAACCGTTTGCGCCCAACATGCCGCAGCAGGCCGTGGGCGAAGTGCTGTTCACCGCGTTTGTAATTCAGTGA
- the fliG gene encoding flagellar motor switch protein FliG, producing the protein MSAAEGLQRSAILLMSLGEDEAAEVFKYLAPREVQKLGAAMASLRQVTRDQIADVLQDFVLEAEQHSALSLDSSEYIRSVLNKALGNDKAAGLIERILQGGDTSGIEGLKWMDSTAVAELIRHEHPQIIATILVHLDRDQASEVLALFTERLRNDVVLRIATLDGIQPAALRELNDVLTKLLSGSENIKRSPMGGVRTAAEILNYLGGVHEESVIEAVRNYDSDLAAKIVEEMFVFENLLDVEDRSIQVLLKEIESESLIIALKGAPVELREKFFKNMSARAAELLREDLESRGPVRVSEVEAEQKKVLQVVRRLADQGAIMIGGRGDDAYV; encoded by the coding sequence ATGAGCGCGGCTGAGGGACTCCAACGCAGCGCCATCCTCCTGATGTCGCTGGGTGAAGACGAAGCGGCGGAGGTCTTCAAGTACCTCGCGCCACGTGAAGTGCAGAAGCTCGGTGCGGCCATGGCCTCGCTGCGGCAAGTCACGCGCGATCAGATCGCCGACGTGCTGCAGGACTTCGTGCTCGAAGCCGAACAGCATTCGGCGCTTTCGCTCGACTCGTCCGAGTACATTCGCTCGGTGCTCAACAAGGCGCTGGGTAACGACAAGGCCGCCGGCCTGATCGAGCGCATTCTGCAAGGTGGCGACACCAGCGGTATCGAAGGCCTGAAGTGGATGGACTCCACGGCAGTGGCCGAACTGATCCGACACGAGCATCCGCAGATCATCGCCACGATCCTCGTTCACCTCGACCGGGATCAGGCGTCGGAAGTGCTGGCGCTCTTCACGGAACGTCTGCGCAACGACGTGGTGCTGCGTATCGCCACGCTCGACGGTATTCAGCCGGCCGCGTTGCGCGAACTCAACGACGTGCTCACCAAACTGCTCTCGGGCAGCGAGAACATCAAGCGCAGCCCGATGGGCGGCGTGCGCACGGCGGCGGAAATCCTCAACTATCTGGGCGGTGTGCACGAAGAGTCGGTCATCGAAGCCGTGCGTAACTACGACTCGGACCTCGCGGCGAAGATCGTCGAAGAGATGTTCGTGTTCGAGAACCTGCTCGACGTGGAAGACCGCAGCATTCAGGTGCTGCTCAAGGAAATCGAGTCCGAATCGCTCATCATCGCGCTCAAGGGCGCGCCGGTCGAATTGCGCGAGAAGTTCTTCAAGAACATGTCGGCGCGTGCGGCCGAACTGTTGCGCGAAGACCTCGAATCGCGCGGTCCGGTGCGGGTCTCGGAAGTCGAAGCCGAACAGAAGAAGGTGCTGCAAGTGGTGCGTCGCCTGGCCGATCAGGGCGCCATCATGATCGGCGGCCGCGGCGACGACGCTTACGTGTAA